A window of the Salvelinus alpinus chromosome 25, SLU_Salpinus.1, whole genome shotgun sequence genome harbors these coding sequences:
- the tmem229b gene encoding transmembrane protein 229b, with the protein MAIPAPPPVPLTVLSRWYLYAIHGYFCEVMFTAAWEFVVNRNWKFPGVTSVWALLIYGTCILIVEHMYLALRALRCPVLLRCLIYTLWTYIWEFGTGLLLTQFDACPWDYSHFQYNFMGLITAEYALPWFCASFMTERLVIRNTLRLRMDRDRVEGDQSDAGGGGGRKAWGEQRGANCYLKLD; encoded by the coding sequence ATGGCAATCCCGGCACCCCCACCAGTGCCTCTGACGGTCCTGTCTCGCTGGTACCTGTACGCCATCCACGGCTACTTCTGCGAGGTCATGTTCACCGCCGCCTGGGAGTTCGTGGTCAACCGCAACTGGAAGTTTCCTGGTGTGACCAGTGTGTGGGCTCTGCTAATCTACGGGACCTGCATCCTCATCGTGGAGCACATGTACCTGGCCCTCCGAGCTCTCCGCTGCCCCGTGCTGCTGCGATGCCTCATCTATACCCTATGGACGTACATCTGGGAGTTCGGTACAGGGCTGTTGTTGACCCAGTTCGACGCCTGTCCCTGGGATTATTCCCATTTTCAGTATAACTTTATGGGGTTGATCACAGCGGAGTACGCCCTGCCCTGGTTTTGTGCATCTTTCATGACGGAGCGACTGGTTATACGCAACACGCTGCGGTTACGGATGGACAGGGACAGGGTGGAAGGGGACCAGTCGGATGCAGGCgggggaggaggaaggaaggCGTGGGGCGAACAAAGAGGAGCCAATTGCTATCTTAAATTGGACTGA